CAACCCATAAACCCAATAACCCCCCAACCCAATAACCCATAAACCCAATAACCCCCCAACCCCATAAACCTATTGAACCCCTAAACTCTCACACTATATTTCCAGCACACAATTCAGGTGGAAAAACAACACAGGAGTGTCTTGATGCAGCGACAATACTTGTATATCTGGGTAATTATACTGGCTATTTTGCTAAATGCCTGTAGTTCGCAGAAGGTGGGCATTTACGATGATCTGAATCAGAAAAAGATGGAACAGTCTTTCGATAGATATATGGGTACACCCTATCGGTGGGGCGGTACTGAGGCAGGCAGGGGTGTTGACTGTTCCGGCTTTACCTCTGGTGTCTACCAGGATCAGGGTATCATTATTCCGCGTACTTCAAGGATGCAGTACACCGTTGGTGATGAGGTTGCTCAGGATGACCTCCAGTATGGAGACCTGTTATTCTTTGATACGCTGGGTAAAGGGGTCAGTCATGTAGGCGTTTACACCAATGGCCGCAAAATGATCCATGCCAGTTCCACCAATGGGGTCACTGAAGTCCCCATGAGTACCGACTATTGGATGAAACGCTATATTGGTGCTCGCAGGCTAACTGGTTCCGATCTTAGGTCAGGAGAAATTGGCGGTGAGTTTCATCTGTTGCCAAAAGCCTATCCTTTACGAGTGCGGCGTCTCATCGATATCCCTACAGCTGATATCATTGAAAACCGTTTTATTGGCCTGGACATTCAGAATGATGCTGATGGTAACCTCCGGGTCGCCAGTTCGGTCAGTATTTGGAATCGTTGGGAGTGGGGTTTGGAATTCCAGGTCAATCAATTCCTGGGTCATGATGTAGATGATTTTGGTTTCGAATTGCCTTTCATAAGCACCAAATTCAAAATCTGGTCACAAAAGGGCAGGATCATTCCTTCCCTGGCCATTGGAGCTGAAAGTAACAGTCGCAATTGGACGGTGACCACTGAAACTGATTCTGTGGATTTGGTAGAAAAGCAATGGAGTCCACCCCGTAATGCC
This region of Candidatus Neomarinimicrobiota bacterium genomic DNA includes:
- a CDS encoding C40 family peptidase translates to MQRQYLYIWVIILAILLNACSSQKVGIYDDLNQKKMEQSFDRYMGTPYRWGGTEAGRGVDCSGFTSGVYQDQGIIIPRTSRMQYTVGDEVAQDDLQYGDLLFFDTLGKGVSHVGVYTNGRKMIHASSTNGVTEVPMSTDYWMKRYIGARRLTGSDLRSGEIGGEFHLLPKAYPLRVRRLIDIPTADIIENRFIGLDIQNDADGNLRVASSVSIWNRWEWGLEFQVNQFLGHDVDDFGFELPFISTKFKIWSQKGRIIPSLAIGAESNSRNWTVTTETDSVDLVEKQWSPPRNAYIAATYKYDRFETLHLGRGRVSGGLAVTDLFAYHDTSASFDGIYDTFLFLGVEQQITRRFMTTIEFDHMLLKDVGITWNWGFRFALNNSSSIAYTWRNVGAKERSLERAMQFSYILEY